The nucleotide sequence TTTAAGTCTTGTTCATTCGCGTTCTTTGACCATTGTTCAATTTTTTCCATTACCGTGTTTAAAGGGATGCTAAATCCGATGTTCCCTTCATTGGAGCCAGCGGAATTAATCGCAACCACTGTTCCAGTTTCTCTATCTATTAAAGGTCCACCACTATTTCCGTTCGTAATATCCGCTGAAATTTGATAGACGTTTTCATATTGGAAGCCATCGATTTCAAAGGTTCGGTTGGTTCCTGAAATAATTCCTAAAGATACAGAGTTTTGGAAGCCGAGCGGACTACCGACCGCGATGATGTTCTTTCCGATTTCGGCTTGGTAGCTTGTACTTATCTTAGCCGGCGTCCGGTTTGAAAGCTGAGGAACGCGAATGACGGCAATATCTGTATTATCTCCAATTCCGACTAGTGCAGCTGTGTACACTTCAGCATTGGACGTTTTTACATAAATAGAAGAAGCGTCCTTTACCACATGGGCGTTGGTGATAATATCTCCCAATTCATTATATAAAAAGCCCGAGCCGATCCTTTCTCCCGTTTCCGTAACTGTTTCTATCTGCATGACGTTTTTTTGCGCCTCGTGGACAATAGATTGCAAGTTAACCTTCGTATTTGTAGATTCGATTTTCGTAACCATTGGTTCTTCTATGGTGAGTGTTTGGTTCGACCAGCTTTTGAAGTAGAAGGAGAGACCAATAGCTGTGATACAAAGAAAAGCAATGGACAAAAAAATAGGTAATTTACCTTTGAAGCGGATTGTACTCACCTCATTCTATACTAGTCTATAAACCATTTAATTTTTTTTATTTTGATTTTAATGGACGCCGGTTTTTCCTTTATGTCGTAGTGGGTGAATTCAAATTGAGCCTCTTCATCCGGATAAACAGTTTCTGGGAACGTATATAAGTCATTTGTAGCAATGGTTTCGTTTTTGCTGTTGAGTAACTCATATTCCACAGCTACAGAATTTATCGGAACAGTTGCCACACTTTTTATCCTACCAGAAACAACTAGGTTTCCTTGGTTATCTGGTTTAATATGAACCTCGACTAGTTCAACGGCATCTTCCTTATTCTTTTCTTTTTCCTCTTCAGCGGCAGTAAGCGCTTGTTCGATTCGCGCTTCCTGAGAAGTTTCAAACGCTATTTTTTCTTTCTCAATCGTTGTTTTTAAGCTTAATAGTTTTTCAGACTCTGGAGCATATTTTAGCGCATCGTTTACGACGGCTCTTGCATCTGTAAAATGTTTATCCTGTAACTGCTTAGTAGCGGTAGAATAGGCATAGGATATAATTTGTTCCTGGATTTTTTCTGCGATTTCCTTCGCTTCTTCTGTTTGTATTTCTTCTGCTTTCCAGAGCAAATTTTTTAATGTTTCATAGGATGGATTCTGGTCCATTTCAAACGTTAGTGAATCATATTGAACAGCCTTACGATAAGAAGAGATGGTGCTAATCAACTGATTTACGACTTTTCCATTATAGTTTTTGATTAATTTTTCTGCTTCTTGAAGAATGGTTAGAGACTCCTGAAACTTTTGGTCGTTTGAATAATTCTTGGCAAGTAGTAATTTTTCCTCGACATCTTGTGCCGCTTTCGTAAATTCAAGACTAATGGAAGCTGCCGGGAATTTTTGTTTTCGATCTATTGCCTCATTAAACAGTTTTTGTGCGTCTTTATATTGGCCTTCTAGTGCTTTCTGATGACCTTCTTCATATGC is from Radiobacillus kanasensis and encodes:
- a CDS encoding S1C family serine protease; translated protein: MSTIRFKGKLPIFLSIAFLCITAIGLSFYFKSWSNQTLTIEEPMVTKIESTNTKVNLQSIVHEAQKNVMQIETVTETGERIGSGFLYNELGDIITNAHVVKDASSIYVKTSNAEVYTAALVGIGDNTDIAVIRVPQLSNRTPAKISTSYQAEIGKNIIAVGSPLGFQNSVSLGIISGTNRTFEIDGFQYENVYQISADITNGNSGGPLIDRETGTVVAINSAGSNEGNIGFSIPLNTVMEKIEQWSKNANEQDLNYDSLAQEAQSVDADQMKEDASYIIGYFFDSLSIRDFINAYTLLGSELQAEISYPNFREQFMYMKETTVKETETNFDPDNNRAVVSSTVVHETKEPDKKLNELTINYRFRIGYENDQLKIISMEKEILETETLQAS
- a CDS encoding zinc ribbon domain-containing protein — encoded protein: MLHCPYCGNKVQAEESFCFHCGRELPQDLFTRSQRSKKERNKRWFPPLITLSIIILVTGVVFLFTYHQESKALEAYEEGHQKALEGQYKDAQKLFNEAIDRKQKFPAASISLEFTKAAQDVEEKLLLAKNYSNDQKFQESLTILQEAEKLIKNYNGKVVNQLISTISSYRKAVQYDSLTFEMDQNPSYETLKNLLWKAEEIQTEEAKEIAEKIQEQIISYAYSTATKQLQDKHFTDARAVVNDALKYAPESEKLLSLKTTIEKEKIAFETSQEARIEQALTAAEEEKEKNKEDAVELVEVHIKPDNQGNLVVSGRIKSVATVPINSVAVEYELLNSKNETIATNDLYTFPETVYPDEEAQFEFTHYDIKEKPASIKIKIKKIKWFID